The proteins below come from a single Nitrosospira sp. Is2 genomic window:
- a CDS encoding divalent metal cation transporter gives MDEEEKSALLKTPFWKKLGPGLITGAADDDPSGIATYSQVGAGFGYAMLWTTFFTFPLMVGIQVVSARIGRVTGYGLAANIRTHYPPWLLRGIISLLLVANTINIAADIGAMAAALKLLIGGSPHLYAVVFGVLSLVLQVFIPFPRYAPILKMLTLSLFAYVATVFIVQVPWGEVLRHTVMPSISFKTEYVVAVVAVFGTTISPYLFFWQASQEVEEQRAVDGDEPLKEAPQQASAHLRRIKIDTYIGMGFSNLIAFFIMLTATVTLHLHGITDIQSSEQAAEALRPIAGEYAFLLFSAGIIGTGMLAVPVLAGSAAYAVAESFRWNIGLGRAPLDAQGFYLILIVATLLGVALNFTSIDPIKALFWSAVINGVIAVPIMAVMMLLAARPDVMGQFVVSTRLRVLGWIATCVMALAVVGMGITSLL, from the coding sequence GTGGACGAAGAAGAAAAAAGCGCTTTGCTAAAAACTCCCTTTTGGAAAAAACTGGGTCCCGGACTCATTACTGGTGCCGCGGATGATGATCCGAGCGGCATTGCAACATATTCGCAAGTAGGGGCAGGCTTTGGCTATGCGATGTTGTGGACCACATTTTTTACATTCCCCCTGATGGTGGGTATCCAGGTGGTCAGCGCCCGCATTGGACGGGTAACCGGTTACGGTCTTGCTGCCAATATTAGAACACATTACCCCCCGTGGCTGCTTCGAGGCATTATTTCGCTACTCCTGGTTGCCAACACTATCAATATCGCAGCCGATATTGGGGCAATGGCCGCTGCGCTTAAATTGCTCATCGGTGGATCACCGCATCTATATGCGGTCGTATTTGGTGTTCTCTCGCTGGTACTGCAGGTCTTTATTCCCTTTCCGCGATATGCACCGATTTTAAAGATGCTGACGCTATCCCTTTTCGCCTATGTTGCGACAGTGTTTATCGTACAAGTGCCGTGGGGTGAGGTACTCAGGCACACTGTCATGCCATCCATATCATTTAAAACCGAGTATGTAGTAGCAGTCGTTGCCGTCTTCGGCACCACCATCAGTCCATATCTTTTTTTTTGGCAAGCTTCTCAGGAAGTCGAGGAACAACGTGCTGTAGACGGTGACGAGCCGCTAAAAGAAGCCCCGCAACAAGCAAGCGCTCACCTGCGGCGGATCAAAATTGATACGTATATCGGCATGGGTTTTTCCAACCTGATTGCTTTTTTTATCATGCTGACCGCCACCGTGACCCTGCACCTGCACGGCATTACCGACATTCAAAGCTCTGAGCAGGCTGCGGAAGCGTTGCGCCCAATAGCCGGGGAATATGCATTCTTGCTGTTCTCGGCAGGGATCATAGGCACCGGGATGCTTGCCGTTCCGGTTCTGGCAGGATCGGCTGCCTATGCCGTGGCGGAATCTTTCAGATGGAATATTGGCCTGGGTCGCGCACCTCTGGACGCCCAGGGTTTCTACCTGATCTTGATCGTTGCCACGCTATTGGGCGTCGCCCTCAACTTTACCTCTATAGATCCTATTAAAGCTCTTTTTTGGAGCGCTGTCATCAACGGCGTAATAGCCGTTCCAATTATGGCAGTCATGATGCTTCTAGCCGCAAGACCTGACGTGATGGGACAGTTTGTTGTCAGCACCCGTCTTCGGGTACTCGGCTGGATCGCAACGTGTGTAATGGCACTTGCCGTGGTTGGGATGGGAATAACTTCGCTACTATAA